One Camelus dromedarius isolate mCamDro1 chromosome 6, mCamDro1.pat, whole genome shotgun sequence genomic region harbors:
- the POU3F2 gene encoding POU domain, class 3, transcription factor 2 — translation MATAASNHYSLLTSSASIVHAEPPGGMQQGAGGYREAQSLVQGDYGALQSNGHPLSHAHQWITALSHGGGGGGGGGGGGGGGGGGGGGDGSPWSTSPLGQPDIKPSVVVQQGGRGDELHGPGSLQQQQQQHQQQQQQQQQQQQQQQQQQQRPPHLVHHAANHHPGPGAWRSAAAAAHLPPSMGASNGGLLYSQPSFTVNGMLGAGGQPAGLHHHGLRDAHDESHHADHHPHPHSHPHQQPPPPPPPQGPPGHPGAHHDPHSDEDTPTSDDLEQFAKQFKQRRIKLGFTQADVGLALGTLYGNVFSQTTICRFEALQLSFKNMCKLKPLLNKWLEEADSSSGSPTSIDKIAAQGRKRKKRTSIEVSVKGALESHFLKCPKPSAQEITSLADSLQLEKEVVRVWFCNRRQKEKRMTPPGGTLPGAEDVYGGSRDTPPHHGVQTPVQ, via the coding sequence ATGGCGACCGCAGCGTCTAACCACTACAGCCTGCTCACCTCCAGCGCCTCCATCGTGCACGCCGAGCCGCCGGGCGGCATGCAGCAGGGCGCGGGGGGCTACCGTGAGGCGCAGAGCCTGGTGCAGGGCGACTACGGCGCGCTGCAGAGCAACGGGCACCCGCTCAGCCACGCTCACCAGTGGATCACCGCGCTGTcccacggcggcggcggcgggggcggtggcggcggcggcgggggcgggggtggcggcgggggcggcggcgacGGCTCCCCGTGGTCCACCAGCCCCTTGGGCCAGCCGGACATCAAGCCCTCGGTGGTGGTCCAGCAGGGCGGCCGAGGCGACGAGTTGCACGGGCCGGGctccctgcagcagcagcagcagcagcaccagcagcagcagcagcaacagcagcagcagcagcagcaacagcagcagcagcagcagcggccgCCGCATCTGGTGCACCACGCCGCCAACCATCACCCGGGGCCCGGGGCATGGCGGAGCGCGGCGGCCGCGGCGCACCTCCCACCCTCCATGGGAGCGTCCAACGGCGGCTTGCTCTACTCGCAGCCCAGCTTCACCGTGAACGGCATGCTGGGCGCCggcgggcagccggccgggcTGCACCACCACGGCCTGCGGGACGCGCACGACGAGTCGCACCACGCCGACCACCACCCGCACCCGCATTCGCACCCGCACCAGCAGCCAccgcccccgccacccccgcaGGGCCCGCCAGGCCACCCCGGCGCGCACCACGACCCGCACTCGGATGAGGACACGCCGACCTCGGATGACCTGGAGCAGTTCGCCAAGCAGTTCAAGCAGCGGCGGATCAAACTGGGATTTACCCAAGCGGACGTGGGGCTGGCACTGGGCACCCTGTACGGCAACGTGTTCTCGCAGACCACCATATGCAGGTTTGAGGCCCTGCAGCTAAGCTTCAAGAACATGTGCAAGCTGAAGCCTTTGTTGAACAAGTGGTTGGAGGAGGCGGACTCATCCTCGGGCAGCCCCACGAGCATAGACAAGATTGCAGCGCAGGGGCGCAAGAGGAAAAAGCGGACCTCCATCGAGGTGAGCGTCAAGGGGGCTCTGGAGAGCCATTTCCTCAAATGCCCCAAGCCCTCGGCCCAGGAGATCACCTCCCTCGCGGACAGCTTACAGCTGGAGAAGGAGGTGGTGAGAGTTTGGTTTTGTaacaggagacagaaagagaaaaggatgaCCCCTCCCGGAGGGACTCTGCCGGGCGCCGAGGATGTGTACGGGGGGAGTAGGGACACGCCACCACACCACGGGGTGCAGACACCCGTCCAGTGA